A segment of the Pedobacter faecalis genome:
TGGCAGCGAGAATGTTCTCAAAATTGTATGCTCCGGTTAAATTCACGCTGGCGTTGTAGGTGCCGGTGGTGTCAGACCAAGAGAGGCTGATCAGCGGATCGGCCGTAAGCAATTCGCCCCATACATCGTTTCCCGGATCTTTGCCGTAACTGATGATCTGCTGCAGACCGGCGATGCGGCCCATTTCCTGCAGGTGGGCATTGTCCTGGTTAACGAAAGCTTCCCTGCCGTGGTTTGCCAGGTAGGTGTACAACTCACCTTTACCTTTTTTAACGCCCTCGAATCCGCCAAAGCCTTCCAGATGGGCCATGCCCACATTGGTGATCATGCCGTGGGTCGGGTCGGCAATACCGCAAAGAAATTCAATCTCCTTCTGGTGGTTGGCGCCCATCTCAATGACGGCGATTTCCGTGCCGCTTGGTATAGACAGGATGGAAAGCGGCACGCCTATATGGTTGTTCAGGTTGCCCTGGGTAGCGAAAGTGCGGTATTTAGGCAACAAAGCAGCATTGATAAGTTCTTTTGTGGTCGTCTTACCATTCGTGCCGGTCAGCCCCACAACAGGTATATTGAGCTTGCTGCGATGATGCCGGGCCAGGTCCTGCAAAGCGCTGAGCACGTCGGGTACCAAAATGCAGCGATCGCTCGTTTTGTATTTGATATTGTCGACTACCGCATAGGCAGCTCCCATCGTTAAGGCTTGTTCTGCAAAGGT
Coding sequences within it:
- a CDS encoding UDP-N-acetylmuramoyl-tripeptide--D-alanyl-D-alanine ligase; the encoded protein is MTGTELLYQHYLKNPLICTDTRRITPGCLFFALRGDKFDANTFAEQALTMGAAYAVVDNIKYKTSDRCILVPDVLSALQDLARHHRSKLNIPVVGLTGTNGKTTTKELINAALLPKYRTFATQGNLNNHIGVPLSILSIPSGTEIAVIEMGANHQKEIEFLCGIADPTHGMITNVGMAHLEGFGGFEGVKKGKGELYTYLANHGREAFVNQDNAHLQEMGRIAGLQQIISYGKDPGNDVWGELLTADPLISLSWSDTTGTYNASVNLTGAYNFENILAAICIASYFGVSAGQIAEGLAGYHPNNNRSQLTETSYNKVICDFYNANPSSMSAALGNLGRLTANRKVIIIGDMFELGDESETQHANIAGEAAAVGADELYFVGEAFSRLRDKQPGRYFATPAEALDYFQEHPVRNSLVLLKGSRGMALEQLLPLL